A window of Kribbella voronezhensis genomic DNA:
CCAGGACAGCGCTGGACATCTCGGCGTCGGAGAGCTTGTTCCGGTGGGGAATCGCCGCGCTGATGCTGGTGGTCCTGCTGGATGTGATCGTCGCCTGGGCGCTGCAGGAGTTCTTCCAGGGGGTGCACCGTGAGCTCTCGATGCTGGCAGCCTGGTTGCGCGTCGGCTATGCGGCCGTCTTCGCGGTCGCGGTCGGCCAGTTGATCGGCGTACTGCGGCTGTCGGGTGACGGGCAGTATCTGAGGTCCTACAGCACCGACCAGTTGCACACCGAGGTGATGTTGAAGGTCGATGCCTTCCACGACATCTGGACCGCCGGTCTGGTCCTCTTCGGCGCACACCTGCTGCTGATCGGCTACCTGGCTTACCGCTCCGGGCGGGTCCCGCGGTTGATCGGCATTCTGGTCGTGATCGCCGGCCTGGGCTACCTCGTCGACAGCTTCGGCGCTTTCCTCAGCGTCGGCTACTCGCTCCAGATCAGCGGAGTCACCTTCGTCGGTGAGGCCCTCTTGATGCTCTGGCTCCTCGCCAAAGGCCGGAGATCCTTGCTCCCGGCGTGACTCTCGCAGTGCGAGCAACCTCCCAGGCAGGCGTTTCCGTATTGAGGGGGACAGCGGAGAGTGGGAGGCGCGATGGGTGACCGGGACCGGGAGTATGTGGAGTTCGTCGAGGCGGCGAGTTCGTCGTTGCGGCGGACGGCGTACCTGGTCTGCGGCGACTGGCATCGGGCGGACGACGTGGTCCAGGACGCGCTCTACAAGCTGTACCTGGCTTGGTCGAAGGTGGATCGCAGCGGGAACCCGCTGGCGTATGCCCGCCGCGTCGTGGTGAACGCGGCCCTGGACAGCGGTCGCCGCCCCTGGCGCCGGGAGGTGCCGACCGACAGAGCGCCGGACCTGACGCAGTACGGCGGCGATCCAGCCGGCACCCAGGCGGACCAGGACGAGCTCCGTACTGCGCTCGCCGTCCTCTCACCGCGACAACGAGCTTGCGTGGTGCTCCGGTACTACGAGGACCTGTCGGTCGACCAGACCGCCGAGATCCTCGGCTGCACCACCGGCACCGTCAAGAGCCAGTCCTCCCGCGCCCTCGAAACCCTCCGGCAGGCGATGAACCGGGCGCGGCAGATCGGCCACGCATCATGAAGGAGTACGAGATGAAAGACCTCCAGGAACTCGGCGCCGAACTCCACCGCCTGGCGGACGACGACCCGCTGGACCCGATCG
This region includes:
- a CDS encoding DUF4386 domain-containing protein, with product MTAVLPAPRSRLTMPAPGLVAGVGLLVLAVLAALANFGVVERLVTEDDATRTALDISASESLFRWGIAALMLVVLLDVIVAWALQEFFQGVHRELSMLAAWLRVGYAAVFAVAVGQLIGVLRLSGDGQYLRSYSTDQLHTEVMLKVDAFHDIWTAGLVLFGAHLLLIGYLAYRSGRVPRLIGILVVIAGLGYLVDSFGAFLSVGYSLQISGVTFVGEALLMLWLLAKGRRSLLPA
- a CDS encoding SigE family RNA polymerase sigma factor, with the protein product MGDRDREYVEFVEAASSSLRRTAYLVCGDWHRADDVVQDALYKLYLAWSKVDRSGNPLAYARRVVVNAALDSGRRPWRREVPTDRAPDLTQYGGDPAGTQADQDELRTALAVLSPRQRACVVLRYYEDLSVDQTAEILGCTTGTVKSQSSRALETLRQAMNRARQIGHAS